Genomic segment of Pantoea alfalfae:
ATACTGACAAAGCAGACCACCATGACCACCAGCAGGGCGACAAAGAACTTGATCATGAATTCGTCTACGGCTGAACTGATGTTGATGGCCTGATCGGTGACCTTCGTCAGCGTCATACCCAACGGCATGCCGTCATTAATTCTGGCCGTTTCCTCATCCAGTGCCTTACCGAGATCGAGGCCATTCCAGCCGTCGCGCATAACGACGCCTAACAACAGCGCCTGCTCGCCCTGATTACGTACGATAAAAGTCGCCGGATCTTCATAGCCTCGCTCAACCGTCGCGACGTCTGAAAGGCGCAGTGTTCTGCCCCCGGCAACGACAGGCGTCTGGCGGATTTTTTCCAGTGTGTCGAAGGCGCCATCAAGACGAATAAAGATTTGGGGGCCGCTGGCATCTATCGAACCGGCCGGGGTCAGCACGTTCTGACTGTTCAGGGCAGAAAAGATATCCTGGGGGGAAATGCCGAGCGTGGCCAGCCTGTCATGAGAGAACGAGATAAAAATTCGCTCACTCTGCTCACCAATAATGTTGACCTTTTTTACGCCGGCTACATGCAGAAGCTGCTGGCGCAGCGATTCAGCATCCCTTGCCAGCAGACGCTGCGGCTCCCCCCTGGCCTTAAGCGCAAATAAGGCAAAAGTCACATCAGAGAACTCGTCATTAACCATCGGTCCGATGACACCCGCGGGCAGGCTGCTGGCTTCATCACGGACTTTCTTGCGCGCCTGATAGAACTCTTCCTGCACCTGTGAAGGCGGCGTGCTGTCCTGCAGTGACAGCATGGTAAACGCCAGACCCGGACGGGTATAGGTCTCACTGCGGTCGTACCACTTAAGCTCCTGCAGACGCTTCTCCAGCGGCTCAGCAACCTGATCCTGCATCTCCCGGGCAGTAGCACCCGGCCAGGCTGTGATAATGGTCATCTGCTTGACAGTAAAAGGCGGGTCTTCCGCTCGCCCAAGTTCGAAGAACGACAGAATACCGGCAACAGTAATCAGAATGATCAGGAAGAGGGTAATCGATCGCTCACGTACAGCCAGCGCCGAGAGATTGAAACGTCCCTTGCTCATGGATGACTCCCCGCACTGTGCGCGTTGCCGTGCGAAGCCGTGCGCACTTTTTCACCCTCATGGAGCAGATGCGCGCCAAGCGCAACGACCTGCTCACCCGGCTTGAGTTTTCCGACAACGCCGGCGTTGTCATCCCCAAGGTTAATCACCTGCACCGGGCGCCATGAGACGGTTGCGGGCTGACCTGAAATGCTCCAGACGCCCGGCCCTTTACCCGGATCGTAGAGCGCGGCTAAGGGCACGTTCATTACCGCAGCTTTGCTGGCGTTTTCCGCGATGTTAAGCGTGACGGTCGAGCCCAGCGGTGCATTAGCCAGCGCGCCTTCCAGTACATATCTCGCTTCAAAGGTTCGCGTCACCGGATCAGCGGCATCTGATAGCAGGCGCAGCCTGGCGGGCACCCGTTTATCTCCGGAGCCGTAAAGCGTCGCCTGAGCATCACTGTCCGGCGCAGGCCTGAGCGTCTCAGGTAACTGTACGATGGCCTCACGATGTCCGGCTCTGGCGAGCCGGATAACCGCCTGTCCGGCACTGACCACCTGACCCGGTTCTGCCAGCGTATCTACGACAACGCCATCGGCGTCGGCCAGCAGCACGGCATAACCCGTTGCATTCTGCGCGACGCTGGCCTGTGCCTGTGCGGCTCTGAGATCGGCTCTGGCCGTATCGGCAGCGGCCTTTATCTGGTCGTAGGCTGATGCCGATACGGCACCCGTCGTGACAAGGCCTCGATAGCGCGCTTCATCCTGTGTGGCTTGCTTAGCCCGTGCCCGCGCTGCCTCCACAACCTGTTGCTGAGCCTGAGACTGCAGTGTCAGGTCAATCGGATCCAGACGCATCAGCGGCTGACCGCGTTTGACCGCCTGACCGGTATCCACCAGACGTTCAAGGATTTTGCCTTGTACTCTGAAACTGAGATCGCTTTGAATCCGGGCGACCACAACGCCGGTAAAGGCGTGGGATCGATCTATCGCGCTTACCACGGTTGCAGTCCGCACCAGAGGAGCCTGCGTTCGGGGATCGTCGCGGGTGGAAGGTTCACCGCAGGCCACCAAAGCCAGCGGCAACACGTAAACAGCAAGGGTGGCGGATTTAAGCCTGAGCATAAGTTCCCTTAAAGCGGTAACAGGATAGTTTGCGCATTCTCATTCTTGTGACTAATTAAGTCAATGGTCACTTATGGCTGGATTTTTATCATCAACAAATTAAGGCATGTCACTGTAAAGGAGTCATAACAAAAGGTTGTGGCAGCTGAGCAGGAGAATATCCGAGGCTGCGGGCAATGGAAAACGGTTCCTGTTCACCTTGCATTTTTGGGGCGGCAAGCCAGGTGGATCTATGATTCAGCCGCAGATGGGTATCGGCAGATCCTGTTCCCTTAACGTCGCTGACCCTGATTGACTTAAAGTGACCATTATGAAATTAGGTCACAAATCGCGAGGGATGTCAGGCAGATCGATGTTCCTCCCGCTTTTTCGGAAAACAAGGTCTGTATAGCCGTTAACGCGCCCCTGTCATTCAGTGAATACAGCTTATCGCTGCCGTACCTGATGCCTGCCCTTTTTATTAAGCCTCCTCCGTAAAAACCGGCAATGTGTTAATGAATAGTAAATTTCTTTGCCAGCGGATATAACATATTGATAATCCCGCATCGCAGAGAAAAATATGGCGCTTTCACACGAGTTAATCCTGATCTTTACAACCTATTTTGTTGCCACGGCCAGTCCCGGACCGAGCATTATGGCGATAATGGGGACAGCGATGAAAAAGGGCAGAGGTGCCGCGCTGGCGCTGGCTGCGGGTGTCGTGAGTGGGTCGATGATCTGGGCGCTGCTGGCAGCCTGCGGTGTGCTGACCATACTGACAACCTTTGCTCAACTGCTGATTGCGTTGAAAATTGGCGGCGGATTATATCTGCTCTGGCTGGCGTTTAAAGCCGGTAAATCTGCGTTACGCCGTACGGAAGCCGGAGAGTTTAAAACCAGCGATACCCGGGTCGCTTATGGCAGCCTGTTCCGTCAGGGTATCCTGATGCATATCGGCAACCCCAAAGCGATTCTGACCTGGGTGGCGATTATGTCATTTGCCCTTAAACCCCAAGCGGTCACCTCGACGTTACCAATGATTATCTGCGGCTGTGCGGCGATCTGCATGGTTGTATTCGGTGGTTATGCTTTGCTATTTTCGACGGCTGTAATGAGCGCTTTTTACCGTCGAATTCGTCGCGGGCTGGATGCGCTGCTAGCCTGTTGCTTTGCGCTGGCAGGATTGAAACTGGTCTTCAGCCGTAACTAATTACGGCTAATGATGACGGAGCGTCATCCGTTTTGACTCCTTACGAGGAACGATCAGATGATGAGCCGGAGCGGCAGCAGGCGATGCAACCCTGATAATGTCATGGCGTAAACCAACAGGTTATCGCGCTGACTTGCTGACGAGCTTATAGATGGGTGATTTATCGAAGCGGTGTGGGTTTACTTATTTTTTTAACTGTAAGCCCCAGTATTCTGAACAGGCTTTAATCTCGTGCGGAGAATTAAGCAGAACTTTTGGCAATCTGACCTGATCGTAAAGCGTCTGATGGTACTTACGATTCTGCGGGGCAGTACGAACAATATATTTAAGCATCTCCAGGCTTACGGACTCTCTGCTGATGCCGAGACCCCCTATTCGCGGTGTGGATGAATAACACCTGCGAATATAACGCAGCAGTGCCACGGTCACTTTTACATCCAGAAGAATCAATCCCGTGGCATGAGCAAATCGTTCCTCAATGCATTTTGTATAATTTCCCTCCATCACCCATTTTTCCTGACTCACTGCATCCGCATGCAAATGGCGAAATGCTTCCGGCGCTCTGGGAATCCATTGACTACCTGGAAGATGGTGAAGTTGATCAAGATGAACAACAGGTAAATTCGTTTTGCGGAAAATAGCCTCTGCTAAGGTGGATTTACCGCTGTTTGAAGGACCCATAATACAAATACGTGGTCCCAGCGCCTCTAAAGCCAGTGCACTATTCATAATATGTCCTTTGAATTTGCCTTGTCTGAAAGGAATAACGGCCTGCTGACATGATGCTTTTCTATGCATTTCGCAAGTTTTTAATCTTATATGGAATGTGTTGACCTGCAGGAGGCGCAAATAAGGGTTTCTGAAGGCATTATGAATTAAAGTCATGTCAAAGCGAACCTGATGATCTGATTTTCAAAGAAGTCACCCGCCTTACGGGTTGTATTTGTCACGGTAAAGGTTTGTTACATCCTGCCGATTAATTACTCAATTAATCAAACCGTAGAGGGCATTATGGTGTTAATCAATGG
This window contains:
- a CDS encoding efflux RND transporter periplasmic adaptor subunit produces the protein MLRLKSATLAVYVLPLALVACGEPSTRDDPRTQAPLVRTATVVSAIDRSHAFTGVVVARIQSDLSFRVQGKILERLVDTGQAVKRGQPLMRLDPIDLTLQSQAQQQVVEAARARAKQATQDEARYRGLVTTGAVSASAYDQIKAAADTARADLRAAQAQASVAQNATGYAVLLADADGVVVDTLAEPGQVVSAGQAVIRLARAGHREAIVQLPETLRPAPDSDAQATLYGSGDKRVPARLRLLSDAADPVTRTFEARYVLEGALANAPLGSTVTLNIAENASKAAVMNVPLAALYDPGKGPGVWSISGQPATVSWRPVQVINLGDDNAGVVGKLKPGEQVVALGAHLLHEGEKVRTASHGNAHSAGSHP
- a CDS encoding LysE family translocator, encoding MALSHELILIFTTYFVATASPGPSIMAIMGTAMKKGRGAALALAAGVVSGSMIWALLAACGVLTILTTFAQLLIALKIGGGLYLLWLAFKAGKSALRRTEAGEFKTSDTRVAYGSLFRQGILMHIGNPKAILTWVAIMSFALKPQAVTSTLPMIICGCAAICMVVFGGYALLFSTAVMSAFYRRIRRGLDALLACCFALAGLKLVFSRN
- a CDS encoding AAA family ATPase, translating into MNSALALEALGPRICIMGPSNSGKSTLAEAIFRKTNLPVVHLDQLHHLPGSQWIPRAPEAFRHLHADAVSQEKWVMEGNYTKCIEERFAHATGLILLDVKVTVALLRYIRRCYSSTPRIGGLGISRESVSLEMLKYIVRTAPQNRKYHQTLYDQVRLPKVLLNSPHEIKACSEYWGLQLKK